One Streptomyces coeruleorubidus DNA segment encodes these proteins:
- the hisG gene encoding ATP phosphoribosyltransferase, translated as MLRIAVPNKGSLSGPAAEMLHEAGYQQRRESKELRIVDPTNEVEFFYLRPRDIAIYVASGQLDIGLTGRDLLIDSGAEAEEILALGFARSTFRYACKPGTISGLADLAGKTVATSYEGIVAGHLADHGIDASVVHLDGAVETAIQLGVAQVIADVVETGTSLRNAGLEVVGEPIMRSEAVVIRRTGADGDDPKVQQFLRRLQGVLVARTYVMMDYDCRVEQLEKAVALTPGLESPTVSPLHNEGWVAVRAMVPAKEAQRIMDDLYDIGARAILTTAIHACRL; from the coding sequence ATGCTGCGCATCGCCGTCCCCAACAAGGGTTCCCTGTCAGGCCCTGCGGCGGAGATGCTGCATGAGGCCGGCTACCAGCAGCGCCGGGAGTCCAAGGAACTGCGGATCGTCGACCCGACGAACGAGGTCGAGTTCTTCTACCTCCGCCCCCGCGACATCGCGATCTACGTCGCCTCCGGCCAGCTGGACATCGGCCTCACCGGCCGGGACCTGCTGATCGACTCCGGCGCCGAGGCGGAGGAGATCCTCGCCCTCGGCTTCGCCCGCTCCACGTTCCGCTACGCCTGCAAGCCCGGAACCATCAGCGGCCTGGCCGACCTCGCGGGCAAGACCGTCGCCACCTCCTACGAGGGCATCGTCGCCGGGCACCTCGCCGACCACGGCATCGACGCCTCCGTCGTCCACCTCGACGGCGCCGTCGAGACCGCCATCCAGCTCGGCGTCGCCCAGGTCATCGCGGACGTCGTCGAGACCGGCACCTCGCTGCGCAACGCGGGCCTGGAGGTCGTCGGCGAGCCGATCATGCGGTCCGAGGCCGTCGTGATCCGCCGCACCGGCGCGGACGGCGACGACCCCAAGGTGCAGCAGTTCCTGCGCCGCCTCCAGGGCGTCCTGGTCGCCCGGACGTACGTGATGATGGACTACGACTGCCGCGTCGAGCAGTTGGAGAAGGCCGTCGCCCTCACCCCCGGTCTGGAGTCGCCGACCGTGTCCCCGCTGCACAACGAGGGCTGGGTCGCCGTCCGCGCGATGGTCCCGGCCAAGGAGGCGCAGCGGATCATGGACGACCTGTACGACATCGGCGCCCGGGCCATCCTGACCACGGCCATCCACGCCTGCCGTCTCTGA
- a CDS encoding phosphoribosyl-ATP diphosphatase → MSKKTFEELFTELQHKAAQGDPATSRTAELVEKGVHAIGKKVVEEAAEVWMAAEYEGKEAAAEEISQLLYHVQVMMVARGISLDDVYAHL, encoded by the coding sequence ATGTCCAAGAAGACGTTCGAGGAGCTCTTCACCGAGCTCCAGCACAAGGCCGCCCAGGGCGACCCCGCCACTTCCCGCACCGCAGAACTGGTCGAGAAGGGCGTCCACGCCATCGGCAAGAAGGTCGTCGAAGAGGCCGCCGAGGTGTGGATGGCCGCCGAGTACGAGGGCAAGGAGGCGGCCGCCGAGGAGATCTCGCAGCTGCTCTACCACGTCCAGGTGATGATGGTCGCCCGCGGCATCTCCCTCGACGACGTCTACGCCCACCTGTAA
- the ribH gene encoding 6,7-dimethyl-8-ribityllumazine synthase, whose protein sequence is MSGKGAPELSVRNVGDLRVAVIAAQWHEKVMDGLVDGALRALRDLGIDEPTLLRVPGSWELPVVAKVLAGRGYDAIVALGVVIRGGTPHFDYVCQGVTQGLTQVSVDTGVPVGFGVLTCDTEEQALDRAGLEGSNEDKGHEAVTAAVATAATLRSVSEPWR, encoded by the coding sequence GTGAGCGGCAAGGGTGCACCGGAGCTGTCCGTACGCAATGTGGGTGACCTCAGGGTCGCCGTCATCGCGGCACAGTGGCACGAAAAGGTGATGGACGGTCTGGTCGACGGCGCCCTGCGCGCCCTGCGCGACCTCGGCATCGACGAGCCGACCCTCCTCAGGGTCCCCGGCAGCTGGGAGCTCCCCGTGGTCGCCAAGGTCCTCGCGGGCCGCGGCTACGACGCGATCGTCGCCCTCGGCGTCGTCATCCGCGGCGGAACCCCCCACTTCGACTACGTGTGCCAAGGCGTGACCCAGGGCCTCACCCAGGTCTCCGTCGACACCGGCGTCCCCGTCGGCTTCGGCGTGCTGACCTGCGACACCGAGGAGCAGGCCCTGGACCGCGCCGGCCTGGAAGGCTCGAACGAGGACAAGGGACACGAGGCGGTGACGGCGGCGGTCGCGACCGCGGCGACGCTCCGCTCAGTATCCGAACCCTGGCGCTGA
- a CDS encoding bifunctional 3,4-dihydroxy-2-butanone-4-phosphate synthase/GTP cyclohydrolase II produces the protein MSTAPILYGTDGFADFALDPVEQAIADIAAGRPIVVVDDEDRENEGDLVIAAEKATPEIVAFMMSECRGLICAPMEGEELDRLRLPQMVQDNTESMKTAFTVSVDASAAHGVSTGISASDRATTLQLLADGTAQPDDFVRPGHIFPLRARPGGVLTRNGHTEAAVDLARLAGLRPAGAIVEIAGEDGTMLRLPELIPFARKHGLTIISIEDLIAYRRSSEPTVRREARTQLPTAHGTFTAYGYRSTVDGVEHVALVHGEIGDGDDVLVRVHSECLTGDVFGSARCDCGPQLDASLARIQAEGRGVVVYLRGHEGRGIGLMSKLRAYELQEQGHDTLDANLELGLPADARDYGAGAQILQDLGVRSVRLLTNNPDKTDALVRHGIAVKARVPMPVSAGEHNLRYLRTKRDRMGHDLPWLDTTTVPACGNQ, from the coding sequence GATCGTGGTCGTCGACGACGAGGACCGGGAGAACGAGGGCGACCTCGTCATCGCCGCCGAGAAGGCGACCCCCGAGATCGTCGCCTTCATGATGAGCGAGTGCCGCGGCCTGATCTGCGCCCCCATGGAGGGCGAGGAGCTGGACCGGCTGAGGCTCCCGCAGATGGTCCAGGACAACACCGAGTCGATGAAGACCGCGTTCACGGTCTCCGTCGACGCCTCCGCGGCGCACGGCGTCAGCACCGGCATCTCGGCCTCCGACCGCGCCACCACCCTCCAGCTGCTCGCCGACGGCACCGCCCAGCCCGACGACTTCGTCCGCCCCGGCCACATCTTCCCGCTGCGCGCCCGGCCCGGCGGGGTCCTGACGCGCAACGGCCACACCGAGGCCGCCGTCGACCTCGCCCGCCTCGCGGGCCTGCGCCCGGCCGGCGCGATCGTCGAGATCGCCGGTGAGGACGGCACCATGCTGCGCCTGCCCGAGCTGATCCCCTTCGCCCGCAAGCACGGCCTGACGATCATCTCCATCGAGGACCTGATCGCCTACCGCCGCAGCAGCGAGCCCACCGTCCGCCGCGAGGCCAGGACCCAACTGCCCACCGCCCACGGCACCTTCACGGCCTACGGCTACCGCTCCACCGTCGACGGCGTCGAGCACGTCGCCCTGGTCCACGGCGAGATCGGCGACGGCGACGACGTCCTGGTCCGCGTCCACTCCGAATGCCTCACCGGCGACGTCTTCGGCTCCGCCCGCTGCGACTGCGGCCCCCAACTGGACGCCTCGCTGGCCCGCATCCAGGCCGAGGGCCGGGGAGTCGTGGTCTACCTGCGCGGACACGAGGGCCGGGGCATCGGCCTGATGTCCAAACTGCGCGCCTACGAACTGCAGGAGCAGGGCCACGACACCCTCGACGCCAACCTCGAACTCGGCCTGCCCGCCGACGCCCGCGACTACGGCGCCGGAGCGCAGATCCTCCAGGACCTCGGCGTGCGCAGCGTGCGCCTGCTGACCAACAACCCCGACAAGACCGACGCGCTCGTCCGCCACGGCATCGCGGTCAAGGCCCGCGTGCCGATGCCGGTGAGCGCCGGCGAGCACAACCTCCGCTACCTGCGCACCAAGCGGGACCGGATGGGCCACGATCTGCCCTGGCTGGACACGACCACCGTGCCGGCCTGCGGCAACCAGTAA